A single region of the Triticum dicoccoides isolate Atlit2015 ecotype Zavitan chromosome 2B, WEW_v2.0, whole genome shotgun sequence genome encodes:
- the LOC119364185 gene encoding arogenate dehydratase/prephenate dehydratase 6, chloroplastic-like: MAAASFIKAPAGQNPRLAIHAPGRGARVVRCSLGAAVGGRTEWLSSCAVLSSKVAALGPHSVNGHAAPAPVPNGAVLDLIPVSGVNGAAKNLPAPLRIADLSPAPMHGSELRVAYQGVPGAYSEKAAGKAYPGCDAIPCDQFEVAFQAVELWIADRAVLPVENSLGGSIHRNYDLLLRHRLHIVGEVQLPVHHCLLALPGVRKENITRVISHPQALAQCEHTITRMGLNVVREAFDDTAGAAEYVANNGLRDTAAIASSRAAELYGMEILADGIQDDCGNVTRFVMLAREPIVPRTDRPFKTSIVFAHDKEGTSVLFKVLSAFAFRDITLTKIESRPHRHRPIRLVDDANRGTAKHFEYMFYVDFQASLAEPRAQNALAEVQEFTSFLRVLGSYPMDMTPMTAGSSSTVTSSDS; this comes from the coding sequence ATGGCCGCCGCGAGTTTCATCAAGGCGCCCGCCGGGCAGAATCCCAGGCTGGCAATCCACGCTCCGGGGAGGGGCGCCCGCGTGGTCAGGTGCTCGCTTGGCGCGGCCGTCGGCGGCCGGACCGAGTGGCTCAGCAGCTGCGCCGTGCTCTCCAGCAAGGTGGCCGCGCTCGGCCCCCACTCCGTCAACGGCCACGCCGCGCCGGCGCCGGTCCCCAACGGGGCGGTGCTCGATTTGATCCCCGTGAGCGGTGTTAACGGCGCCGCCAAGAACCTGCCGGCGCCGCTGCGGATCGCTGACCTGTCTCCGGCGCCGATGCACGGCTCGGAGCTGCGCGTGGCGTACCAGGGCGTGCCGGGCGCGTACAGCGAGAAGGCGGCCGGCAAGGCCTACCCGGGCTGCGACGCCATACCCTGCGACCAgttcgaggtggcgttccaggccgTGGAGCTCTGGATCGCGGACCGGGCCGTGCTCCCCGTGGAGAACTCGCTCGGCGGCAGCATCCACCGCAACTACGACCTCCtgctccgccaccgcctccacatcGTCGGCGAGGTGCAGCTCCCCGTGCACCACTGCCTCCTCGCGCTCCCGGGCGTGCGCAAGGAGAACATCACCCGCGTCATCAGCCACCCGCAGGCGCTGGCGCAGTGCGAGCACACCATCACCCGCATGGGCCTCAACGTCGTCCGCGAGGCCTTCGACGACACCGCCGGCGCCGCCGAGTACGTGGCCAACAACGGCCTCCGCGACACGGCCGCCATCGCGTCGTCCCGCGCCGCCGAGCTGTACGGCATGGAGATTCTCGCCGACGGCATCCAGGACGACTGCGGCAACGTGACCCGGTTCGTGATGCTGGCCAGGGAGCCCATCGTGCCGCGCACGGACCGGCCGTTCAAGACCAGCATCGTGTTCGCGCACGACAAGGAGGGCACCTCCGTGCTCTTCAaggtgctctccgccttcgccttcCGCGACATCACCCTGACCAAGATCGAGAGCCGGCCGCACCGCCACCGCCCCATCCGCCTGGTGGACGACGCCAACCGCGGCACGGCGAAGCATTTCGAGTACATGTTCTACGTGGACTTCCAGGCGTCCCTGGCGGAGCCGCGGGCGCAGAACGCGCTGGCCGAGGTCCAGGAGTTCACGTCGTTCCTGCGGGTGCTCGGGAGCTACCCGATGGACATGACCCCTATGACCGCCGGCTCCTCCTCCACCGTCACATCGTCCGACTCGTAG